In one Actinomyces trachealis genomic region, the following are encoded:
- the ppdK gene encoding pyruvate, phosphate dikinase, translated as MPKYVYRFSEGDKDQKDLLGGKGANLAEMTKLGLPVPPGFTITTDACRAYLASGAVPEELSVQVTTAMRQVEEELGRQLGAAQDPLLVSVRSGAKFSMPGMMETVLNIGLNDASVVGLAAASGDERFAWDSYRRLIQMFGKTVLDIEGDHFSNALEAKKADRSVSMDYELPVDALQELVEEYKTIVKEHAGIDFPQDPRAQLDLATEAVFRSWNTERAHIYRRREKIPHDLGTAVNVCTMVFGNMGQTSGTGVCFTRDPSTGRPGVYGDYLVNAQGEDVVAGIRNTLSLADLEELDKTSYDELRTAMRRLETHYRDLCDIEFTIERGKLWLLQTRVGKRTAAAAFRVATQLVDERLITMDEALTRVTGAQLNQLMFPQFGQSEDRDLLTRAMPASPGAAVGHIAFDNAEATRRTAAGESVILVRRETNPDDLPGMVAAAGVLTARGGKTSHAAVVARGMGKTCVCGADQLEVDATAKTVRVAGRQEVLTSDSVIAIDGQTGEVFLGEVPVVDSPVMTYLRAGLDEALATAADDDTRELVTAVDRLMKHADERRRLHVRANADTPDDARHAMHRGAEGIGLCRTEHMFLGERKQFVQNLILAGSETERESALAALLPLQKGDFVTMFETMDGKPMTIRLIDPPLHEFLPDLTELSVKVAVDHARGQLDPADEALLAVVRKNHEANPMLGLRGVRLLLTMPGLIELQVRAIAEAAVERIQAGGAPKPEIMIPLIGSVRELQIARERAEKVLVEVGKESGLELDFPIGCMIELPRAAVTSAHVAQEADFFSFGTNDLTQTTWGFSRDDVEGSFVGHYVDEAIFGSSPFESIDVDGVGGMVRLGVQGGRSMKPDMKMGVCGEHGGDPDSIAFFHQVGLTYVSCSPFRVPVARLEAGRAAIMQGEG; from the coding sequence GGGAGGCAAGGGGGCCAACTTGGCTGAGATGACCAAGCTTGGTCTACCCGTCCCGCCCGGCTTCACTATCACCACCGACGCTTGTCGGGCCTACCTTGCTAGCGGTGCCGTACCAGAGGAACTCAGCGTCCAGGTCACCACCGCGATGCGGCAGGTGGAGGAGGAGCTTGGCCGCCAGCTCGGCGCCGCCCAGGACCCCCTGCTCGTCTCCGTGCGCTCCGGTGCGAAGTTCTCCATGCCCGGCATGATGGAGACCGTCCTCAACATCGGCCTCAACGACGCCTCCGTCGTCGGCCTGGCCGCCGCCTCCGGGGACGAGCGCTTCGCCTGGGACTCCTACCGCCGCCTCATCCAGATGTTCGGCAAGACCGTCCTAGATATCGAAGGCGACCACTTCTCCAACGCCCTGGAAGCCAAGAAGGCCGACCGGAGCGTTTCCATGGACTACGAGCTGCCCGTAGACGCCCTCCAGGAGCTAGTGGAGGAGTACAAGACCATCGTCAAGGAGCACGCGGGCATCGACTTCCCGCAGGACCCGCGCGCCCAGCTGGACCTGGCCACAGAAGCCGTCTTCCGCTCCTGGAACACTGAACGCGCCCACATCTACCGCCGCCGCGAGAAGATCCCCCACGACCTAGGTACCGCCGTCAACGTGTGCACCATGGTCTTCGGCAATATGGGGCAGACCTCTGGCACCGGCGTGTGCTTCACCCGCGACCCCTCCACTGGCCGCCCCGGCGTCTACGGCGACTACCTGGTCAACGCCCAGGGGGAGGACGTCGTCGCCGGTATCCGCAACACCCTGTCCCTGGCGGACCTGGAAGAGTTGGACAAGACCAGCTACGACGAGCTGCGCACCGCCATGCGCCGCCTGGAGACCCACTACCGGGACCTGTGCGACATCGAGTTCACCATCGAGCGCGGCAAGCTCTGGCTGCTACAGACCCGCGTCGGCAAGCGCACCGCCGCCGCCGCCTTCCGGGTGGCCACGCAGCTGGTGGACGAGCGCCTCATCACCATGGACGAGGCCCTCACTCGCGTCACCGGCGCCCAGCTCAACCAGCTCATGTTCCCCCAGTTCGGCCAGTCCGAAGACCGTGACCTGCTCACCCGCGCCATGCCCGCCTCCCCGGGGGCCGCAGTCGGCCACATCGCCTTCGACAACGCGGAGGCCACCCGCCGCACCGCCGCTGGCGAGTCCGTCATCCTGGTGCGCCGCGAGACCAACCCGGATGACCTGCCCGGCATGGTGGCCGCCGCTGGCGTGCTCACCGCGCGAGGCGGCAAAACCAGCCACGCCGCCGTCGTCGCCCGCGGCATGGGCAAGACCTGCGTCTGCGGGGCGGACCAGCTGGAGGTGGACGCCACCGCCAAGACCGTACGTGTGGCGGGCCGCCAGGAGGTCCTCACCTCCGACTCGGTCATCGCCATTGACGGGCAGACCGGTGAGGTGTTCCTGGGGGAGGTGCCGGTGGTGGACTCCCCAGTCATGACCTACCTGCGCGCCGGGTTGGACGAGGCACTGGCGACTGCTGCCGACGACGACACCCGCGAGCTGGTCACCGCTGTGGACCGCCTCATGAAGCACGCTGACGAACGCCGTCGTCTACACGTGCGCGCTAACGCTGACACACCGGACGACGCCCGCCACGCCATGCACCGTGGTGCCGAGGGCATCGGCCTGTGCCGCACCGAACACATGTTCCTGGGTGAGCGCAAGCAGTTCGTGCAGAACCTGATCCTCGCGGGCTCTGAGACTGAGCGCGAGTCGGCCCTGGCCGCCCTGCTGCCGCTGCAGAAGGGCGACTTTGTGACGATGTTCGAGACGATGGACGGCAAGCCCATGACCATCCGTCTGATCGACCCGCCGCTACACGAGTTCCTTCCCGACCTGACTGAGCTGAGTGTCAAGGTGGCCGTGGACCATGCGCGCGGCCAGCTGGACCCGGCTGACGAGGCGCTGCTGGCCGTGGTTCGCAAGAACCATGAGGCTAACCCCATGCTGGGCCTGCGCGGCGTGCGCCTGCTGCTTACCATGCCGGGACTGATCGAGTTGCAGGTCCGTGCCATCGCGGAGGCCGCTGTCGAGCGGATCCAAGCTGGCGGGGCTCCCAAGCCGGAGATCATGATCCCGCTGATCGGCTCCGTACGTGAGTTGCAGATCGCCCGCGAGCGCGCTGAGAAGGTGCTGGTGGAGGTGGGTAAGGAGTCCGGCCTGGAACTGGACTTCCCGATCGGCTGCATGATCGAGCTGCCGCGTGCCGCCGTCACCAGCGCACACGTGGCGCAGGAGGCGGACTTCTTCTCCTTCGGCACCAATGACCTGACCCAGACCACCTGGGGCTTCTCACGCGACGACGTGGAGGGCTCCTTCGTCGGCCACTACGTAGACGAGGCGATCTTCGGTAGCTCACCCTTTGAGTCAATCGACGTCGACGGCGTAGGTGGCATGGTCCGCCTGGGTGTTCAGGGGGGCCGGAGTATGAAACCCGATATGAAGATGGGGGTGTGTGGTGAGCACGGCGGGGACCCAGACTCCATCGCCTTTTTCCACCAGGTGGGCCTGACCTACGTGTCCTGCTCGCCGTTCCGCGTGCCGGTGGCACGCCTGGAGGCTGGCCGCGCCGCCATCATGCAGGGCGAGGGCTGA